One stretch of Trichomycterus rosablanca isolate fTriRos1 chromosome 3, fTriRos1.hap1, whole genome shotgun sequence DNA includes these proteins:
- the LOC134310868 gene encoding glutathione S-transferase kappa 1-like, with the protein MGSSKKVIELFYDVVSPYSWLGFEVLCRYRNVWNIELKLRPAFLGGVMQGSGNRPPAMVPNKALYMMKDVRRLANYFNVPVRSPSNPFEVMFEKGSLNAMRFLTAVQESEKNGLVEKVSRELWNRIWSTDQDISEPGSLSEAGQNAGLSSTEVKELLTMSKSQPIKEKLKLTTQEALNYKAFGFPLIVCHVNGKPEVFFGSDRFELMAHCIGEKWLGPEPDKSMSKL; encoded by the exons ATGGGCAGCTCTAAGAAAGTGATTGAACTCTTCTACGATGTGGTGTCTCCTTACTCCTGGCTGGGGTTTGAG GTGCTCTGTCGCTACAGAAATGTGTGGAACATTGAGCTTAAACTCCGCCCTGCATTTCTGGGTGGAGTCATGCAGGGTTCAG GGAACCGCCCTCCAGCCATGGTGCCCAATAAAGCTCTGTACATGATGAAGGATGTAAGGCGATTGGCCAACTATTTTAATGTCCCAGTGCGCTCCCCGTCCAACCCGTTTGAGGTCATGTTTGAGAAAG GTTCTCTTAATGCTATGAGGTTTTTAACAGCAGTGCAGGAAAGTGAGAAGAATGGATTGGTGGAGAAAGTATCTAGAGAGTTGTGGAACCGAATATGGAGTACTGACCAGGATATTTCTGAACCTGGATCTCTCTCTGAG GCAGGACAGAATGCAGGCTTATCCTCCACTGAGGTGAAGGAATTACTCACGATGTCCAAATCTCAACCAATCAAAGAGAAGCTGAAGCTCACCACGCAAGAGGCTCTCAACTACAAG GCGTTCGGGTTTCCTCTCATTGTGTGTCATGTGAATGGAAAACCTGAGGTCTTCTTCGGATCGGACCGTTTTGAGCTCATGGCTCACTGCATCG gagAGAAGTGGCTCGGTCCTGAACCTGACAAGTCAATGTCCAAACTTTAA
- the mboat7 gene encoding lysophospholipid acyltransferase 7, with product MSPDELVYLGFLAASIPIGVLFRYLSPPVKQVAALSLGLIITIATCGIHTLHSLCTILGTWLIIKIHWRKAPVLSLAWTFLYLLFFRLVTWFGLPSPTPFSNAIQLLLTLKMVSLAYEVQSYHLEKKKEVSMFSKSPVVGRLSSEPSLYDIISYSYCYVGIMTGPFFRYQTFADWLGQSDPLVLPCKVPCLNKLKMIPVYGVLFVVVNNLFPLSYVRTDEFLERNFFFRCLYMVMVFFVFRMRFYAAWCGAETGCITAGLGCYPKGAESKPGGGPTVQYSIPNNSCVCVFSPEPGAEVEYDFRTIQNIDCYNTDFCVKVRHGMRYWNMTVQWWLHQYIYSSAPFRVYALRAGWTMLVSAYWHGLHPGYYLSFLTIPVCIAAELSMESSVRARLGEGGQRVFDWVHWFLKMRAYDYMCMGFVLLKAEDTLHYWSSIYFLIHAIALLCIAAGRVIGGVKKERKREDDVKDKAN from the exons ATGTCTCCAGATGAGCTGGTGTACCTGGGGTTCCTCGCTGCGTCCATTCCCATCGGAGTTCTCTTCCGCTACCTTA GTCCGCCAGTAAAACAGGTGGCAGCATTAAGTTTAGGTCTCATTATCACCATCGCCACATGTGGGATCCACACCCTACACTCTCTGTGTACAATTTTAGGAACTTGGCTGATTATTAAAATCCACTGGAG GAAAGCACCGGTTCTGTCTCTGGCATGGACGTTCCTCTATCTCTTATTTTTCCGTTTGGTAACATGGTTCGGTCTTCCTTCTCCAACTCCGTTCTCCAATGCCATCCAGCTCCTCCTCACACTAAAG ATGGTTAGTTTGGCGTATGAGGTTCAGAGTTATCACCTTGAGAAGAAGAAGGAGGTGAGCATGTTCTCCAAGTCACCTGTGGTTGGTCGACTCTCTAGTGAACCCTCGCTCTATGACATCATTTCCTATAGCTATTGCTACGTTGGAATCATGACAG gTCCGTTTTTTCGGTACCAGACGTTTGCTGATTGGCTCGGACAGTCCGATCCTCTGGTTCTGCCCTGTAAGGTTCCGTGTCTGAACAAACTAAAGATGATTCCTGTGTACGGAGTGCTCTTTGTGGTCGTCAACAACCTGTTCCCTCTGTCCTATGTTCGTACTGATGAGTTCCTGGAGCGCAACTTCTTCTTCAG GTGTTTGTACATGGTCATGGTGTTCTTTGTGTTCCGGATGAGGTTCTATGCAGCCTGGTGTGGGGCGGAGACAGGGTGCATCACTGCAGGATTGGGCTGTTACCCAAAGGGAGCAGAGTCTAAACCAGGAGGGGGacctacagtacaatacag TATTCCTAataactcgtgtgtgtgtgtgtttagcccAGAACCTGGTGCTGAGGTTGAGTACGACTTCAGAACGATCCAGAACATCGACTGCTACAACACAGATTTCTGTGTGAAGGTTCGACATGGTATGAGGTACTGGAACATGACGGTGCAGTGGTGGCTCCATCAATACATCTACAGCAGTGCACCCTTCCGAGTATACGCCCTCAG AGCTGGTTGGACCATGTTGGTGAGTGCATACTGGCACGGGCTTCACCCCGGGTACTACCTGTCCTTCCTCACTATCCCGGTGTGTATAGCGGCAGAGCTGTCGATGGAATCGAGTGTGCGGGCGCGGCTGGGTGAAGGGGGGCAGCGTGTGTTTGACTGGGTGCATTGGTTCCTGAAGATGAGGGCGTATGATTACATGTGTATGGGTTTCGTTCTGCTGAAGGCGGAGGACACGCTGCACTACTGGAGCTCCATTTACTTCCTCATCCACGCCATCGCTCTGCTCTGCATAGCTGCTGGGCGGGTGATAGGTGGAGTcaaaaaggagagaaaaagagaggatGACGTGAAAGACAAAGCTAATTAA